atttggggaaggccctttcctgttttagcatgacaatgcacctgtgcacaaagcaaggtccatacagaaatggtttgtcaagatcagtgtggaagaacttgattggcctgcagagccctgaccacaaacccatcaaacacctttgggatgaattggaacgccgacttgcgagtcaggcctaatcgcccaacatcagtacccgacctcactaacggtcttgtggctgaatggaagcaagtacccgaagcaatgttccaacatctagtggaaagtctttaAATGTttatcatttagcagacactttatccagagcgactgacAGGGGCAgctagggttaaatgccttgctcaagggcacaacgacaTACTTTTCATctagttggctcagggattctgccaccttcccagaagagtggaggctgttatagcaacaaacgggggaccaactccatattaatgcccgttatttttggaatgagatgtttgacgggcaggtgtccacatacttttggtcatgtagtgtatcttgaGCAGTTACTCTGCTGCTGCTGATGTTTGCTGCTCTCTGgatatctgtctgtaaacaattaaaaTTCAGGGAAATATTACACTTCACTCATCCAGTTTTAAAGCCTATGCTGTTGCCCTAAATCAAATGTAAATTTTCAAAGCCCATGCTGTTGCCCTAAATCAATCACACAGGCACATATAGGTTTGTTTCTATTGTCCTGTTCCCTTCTGGGACCgtttctcagtagtagtatcctCAGATGTCAATGATGGCAAAGATCTCGGGCTTGTCGATGTCATGGATCTGCATGGCTGAGTAAGTGATGGCCTTCACTTCTGTCCCCTTTAGGGACAATATACACATAGTTTAGtgacactttcaaaaatacaaactATTGTAATCAGATAACTCCTGACTCCTCAATGAAAACAGTCTATGCTTACTAATCATGTATGTAGTATAATATTTCAGTAACAGAATACATACATTGGGGGCAAaagagtatttagtcagccaccaattgtgcaagttctcccacttaaaaaggtgagagaggcctgtaattttcatcataggtacacttcaactatgacagacaaaatgagaaaagaaaaatccagaaaatcacattgtaggatttttaatgaatttatttgcaaattatggtggaaaataagtatttggtcacctacaaacaagcaagatttctggctctcacagacctgtaacttcttctttaagaggctcctctgtcctccactcgttacctgtattaatggcacctgtttgagcttgttatcagtataaaagacacctgtccacaacctcaaacagtcacactccaaactccactatggccaagaccaaagagctgtcaaaggacaccagaaacaaaactgtagacctgcaccaggctgggaagactgaatctgcaataggtaagcagcttggtttgaagaaatcaactgtgggagcaattattaggaaatggaagacatacaagaccactgataatctccctcgatctggggctccatgcaaaatctcaccccgtggggtcaaaatgatcacaagaacggtgagcaaaaatcccagaaccacacggggggacctagtgaatgacctgcagagagctgggaccaaagtaacaaagcctaccatcagtaacacactacgcagccagggactcaaatcctgcagtgccagacgtgtccccctgcttaagccagtacatgtccaggcccgtctgaagtttgctagagagcatttggatgatccagaagaagattgggagaatgtcatatggtcagatgaaaccaaaattgaactttttggtaaaaactcaactcgtcgtgtttggaggacaaagaatgctgagttgcatccaaagaacaccatacctactgtgaagcatgggggtggaaacatcatgctttggggctgtttttctgcaaagggaccaggacgactgatccgtgtaaaggaaagaatgaatggggccatgtatcgtgagattttgagtgaaaacctccttccatcagcaagggcattgaagatgaaacgtggctgggtctttcagcatgacaatgatcccaaacacaccgcctgggcaacgaaggagtggcttcgtaagaagcatttcaaggtcctggagtgaactagccagtctccagatctcaaccccatagaaaatctttggagggagttgaaagtccgtgttgcccagcaacagccccaaaacatcactgctctagaggagatctgcatggaggaatgggacaaaataccaacaacagtgtgtgaaaaccttgtgaagacttacagaaaacgtttgacctctgtcattgccaacaaagggtatataacaaagtattgagatatacttttgttattgaccaaatacttattttccaccataatttgcaaataaattcattaaaaatcctacaatgtgattttctggatttgtttttctcattttgtctgtcatagttgaagtgtaccaatgatgaaaattacaggcctctctcacctttttaagtgggagaacttgcacaattggtggctgactaaatacttttttgccccactgtatcacAACCACTGTTGGATAAACAATCTTCATCAGGTCATAAACAGTAATGATGCCTTATGGCCAGGAGGGAGTCAGACAGCAGACCTCTTTGTGGTCAGTTTGCTCACCTGTGGATGCTTGACCAAGTTGAACTCTTCTCCCCACCTACAATAGCAGAGGAAAACAATGTGAGGCATGGAGGGAAGCTGAGAATGAACCAGAACTCCAGGCATAGGAACTCGGGGAGGAAGTAATGATAACATGCAACCCTTGTCTTTCTCAGGGGTAGaatcacgtcaccccgctcctccgctctctccactggcttccagttgaagctcgcatccgctacaagaccatggtgcttgcctacggagctgtgaggggaacggcacctccgtaccttcaggctctgatcaggccctacacccaaacaagggcactgcgttcatcctcctctggcctgctcgcctccctacctctgaggaagtacagttcccgctcagcccagtcaaaactgttcgctgctctggcaccccaatggtggaacaaactcccttacgacgccaggtcagcggagtcaatcaccaccttccggagacacctgaaaccccacctctttaaggaatacctaggataggataaagtaatccttctaccccccccttccccttaaaagagttagatgcactattgtaaagtggttgttccactggatatcataaggtgaatgcaccaatttgtaagtcgctctggataagagcgtctgctaaatgacttaaatgtaaatgtaaatgtagaatgTTCCAACTAAAACCAACCCACCAAATCCCCTCAGACTGTTTCATCTAGGAGTAATGTACATGGCTCAAAAGTCAATGATCAATCACATGCGAGTATAAATTAGCACCACCTAGTGAGTAAAAACTAAATCCTGACGTGTAACTTAAGATCAACTTACCCAATGGAGCGGATTTTGAAGTGCATCCTGTCAATGTGCAAAACTTTAACTTCCTAGAAGACATACATTAAGTTAGGCAATACCTTATTATTGTAACTGCTAAATGAAATTGGTAGTTGCCATGTCTTTTTGAAAGCTTATTACATTTGAAGCATGAGCTATTTGAAGCAAACAATAGCACTTTGGTAATGAACTGTGTTGTAAGGGATACAAGATAAATAAACACTTCTGGTAAATGTAATGATATGTTATCTTCCAGTTGAAATCAGGTTTCAAACCCAAATTTTTTTTTGCAATGCAATTCTGTGCATGCTCCTTTGACATCATACAATTATACATACAGGCACCAAGAAATCTATACATCTATTGATcgggggtaggagagagagagcgagctccaTGTAGCCTCACTGGAATTAATACGTTGAAGGCCCTTACTCTGGGAATGAAGAAAAGATCTGCACTGAATTTGAATAACCAGTCGTCTAGGAAGTGGAAGAGAAGAGATTCCATGTCATGACCTGGTCAGGAAACAAACAGACATAAGAAAGTATTCAATGCAATGGTAAGTAAAATATTGACCTATATGAAAcatatttacattacatttgtcatttagcagacactattatccagagtgacttacattaGTGAGTGCCTATATTCCCCCCCCCCGTACTGGTCCCCCATAATGTACTCCAGACATGTACTATCCCTATGAGTATTATGCCTGTTTTCAGTCTGTTATTCCATCTCACCTTCTGACTCCACTTCTACTGTGTCAATGGGCTCCACCGTCTCTGTATCTGTCATATACCCAAACATTGCCATGGCACACTGCTCAAAGGCCTCCTCCAGCGAGTCTCCCCAAGAGTGGAGCCTAGGAACATACATAAGAGTTATGACACAGATGCAAGACAAACCCACTGGGTGTAACAATTTAACTTTAGtccatcccctcgccccgggcgcgaaccagggaccctctgcacacatcaacaacagtcccccacgaagcatcgttacccatcgctccacaaaagccgctgcccttgcagggcaaggggaaccactacttcaaggtctaagagcaagtgacgtcaccgattgaaaggctattagcgcgcaccaccgctaactagctagccatttcacatccgttacactggcacagacgtcaattcaacgtctattccacattggttcaatgtaattgaattgaaatgacgtgaaaacaacgttgattcaaccagtgtgtgtcaAGTTGGAAGCCACTCCGTACGGTCAAGTCACAGATCGCTGCTCTGCATTAACAGGTAGGCTTTGGGGATTTCACAATAAAGGTGTAACCACCACAGTTAAGGGTAGGAGCAGCAGTTGCTGTGGTTCATGGGTAGTCAGTCCACTTACTGTACATCAGCAGTGTGGTCCAAATCTAGAGAGAAACCAAATTACAAGATGAATAGATCAATTATTCAACTCATGTTACTACAATAAAGTAGAGTGGGCTATAGGTAAACATTCAATCCAATAGGTAAATATTCAATCCAATATGTGAGGGTATTAATCTACTAGGCCTGGCTACAATATAAATGTGTCAATGAAGCAATTTCTGATGGTAGAGCTGTCTCCTCCACTAAAGATACTCTTCCACTGAACATTTCAACAGAAACCCATTCATGTACTACCTGGTGAACATTCTCAAATCAGACcaaagcaagctaactagctaaaaatGTAAGTATAGCTTGTTATCAAGCATGTTCATAACAGATTAGCTACACAAGTTCGCAACTCACATTCATACTTCTTGTTGATCGCCGGGTATTTCGACTTGGTAGCTTTCTGTGAATCGGTGAGATCAAGCTCACGATCATCCATTGTGATTTCTTTAGTTGATTTGAACCCTAAACTACTGAAACGTATACTTGCTGTTGCAACATGTATTGTTTCAGGAAGTATTGTCAGTGTAGTGACCAATCAGGTACCAAAGATTGCTCTCCTTCTACTTCTTTGATATAATGGCGTTCGCAACAATTATATGTATATTCCGCTACCTACTGTGCGGGTGGATAATAAAGATCCCCGAAATGAAATAATGCGGGGTAAAAATATAGTTTTTTGCtgtgtcgtcactagttaccacagccacggagccatacccccccccccctttttaaaACAATTTATCTTATTAAGatttgattttaaacctaaccaatAACATTAACCACGCTTGCTAACCCGAGACTTAAACTAAGACCAAAAAGCGAATTTTGGTTTTCATTCATGTTTACTATATAGCCACTTTGTAGCTGTGCTATCTAGTGGAAACATTTTTGGTAACCCGGAATCCTGTCGGAGCCTTTTCTTTGACAAATACATATACGACATCTTCCGGTTTAGTTGACGGTGATTGGCTATTTAACCTCTATAGCGTTCCCGCCAAGGTAGCCCGGCTGCGTGCTTGTTCTCCGCGAAGCGCTATTTCTGAAAACAAAGCTACTTGTGTAATATTATCAACGCCATGGCTGATAAAGAAGGTAATTTCATGCTAAAGTGAATTAGCTAGCTACCAAGGTAGGCCAGGAAGGACGGGGGCTCCCGGCGTATTAATCGTGAAGATAATGAATTTATAATTGTATACAAAGAAaagtacctagctagctagttagcaaccAATGTAAATGTATTCAAAAGCAAAGCGTTGTTTAATGTCAAAGACACAACCTGTTTGGGGGAGTGTAATGAGTTAGCTAACTTTCGCTCAATTTGTCAGTAGGTTTGCTAACATCGGGAAACCCCTACTCAATGGGCGTaacttaactagctagctaacactttcTCAATGTTAATAGGGTGCCCTCAATCACAACTATATTTCATTTGAATGGGTTGCTGCTAGTATGAGTTACATTTAAATGTGTCTCGATTGACTTTCATTCTGTTTTACAGCAGCGTTTGATGATgctgtggaggagagggtgataaATGAGGAGTACAAGATATGGAAGAAGAACACGCCCTTCCTCTATGACCTGGTGATGACCCACGCCCTGGAGTGGCCCAGCCTCACAGCACAGTGGCTGCCTGATGTCACCAGGTAAGGTTAATTTGgtactttcaagacaactgggaacttgaaaAAACGAGGTGAACACATGAGTGATCTTCAGGGaggaaagtcagagctctaggAATATGCCAGAatttctgagttggatgaccattcaaaactatttttctcagttgtcttgaatgctGCAACTATCTGTGCATCTCAATATAGGAATACATAGCTAGCTATAGTTCCCATGAATACCAGATACTGGTGCTGATCACAAAACTGCATTTGCTAGATTACTGAGAGTGCTAAGGTGTCTTTAGGAGGATTGTTTTTGGCCTCCATATGTGTTGCGAAGATATCCTTGTGTAGACCATGTTAAGTTTCTAATGCCCCCTATTACATAAAAAAAGGAAACTGTTTAAATGTATCTGTTTTGGAACAccttttttctatatttttagaCCTGAGGGGAAGGATTTCAGTGTACACAGGCTGGTTCTTGGCACACACACATCAGATGAACAGAATCACCTGGTCATTGCCAGCGTGCAACTGCCCAATGACGACGCGCAGTTTGATGCTTCTCACTATGATAGTGAGAAAGGCGGTGAGAATGTTTTTGATACAATTACAACCTTTCTGTGTAAATGTTTTTAAGGCTTGGTTCATTCAAAATATTTTACTGTTGGTAATATACATTAGTCCTTTTTGCTGTAGCTCACTGATctgactctctctcgctcccttcagAGTTTGGAGGCTTTGGCTCAGTCAGTGGTAAGATAGAGATTGAAATCAAGATAAACCATGAGGGAGAGGTGAACAGAGCCCGCCACATGCCCCAGAACCCCTGCATCATCGCCACCAAAACCCCAACCAGTGATGTGCTTGTCTTTGACTACACCAAACATCCCTCCAAACCAGGTGGGTCTGCttactgcacattttaaagtgtatGGCCAGGAAGTCCAAGTCCTGTTTTAAAAATGTTTGGTAATAACGTGTTTACCTGTGTACTACAGATCCATCTGGAGAGTGCACCCCAGATCTGCGTTTGAGAGGACACCAGAAGGAGGGTTATGGTCTCTCCTGGAACCCCAACCTGAGTGGCTGTCTTCTCAGCGCTTCTGATGACCATGTGAGTGACTTGTCACTTGACCCAGAGCAAGTGCTTGAacactcttcctccctccatgtctTTTCTTTTCTCACCTTGTTTCCCATCTGTCTGCAGACGATCTGTATGTGGGACATCAGTGCAGTTCCTAAGGAGGGGAAGGTTGTGGACGCTAAGACCATCTTCACTGGACACACAGCTGTTGTGGAGGACGTTTCTTGGCATCTACTGCACGAGTCCCTCTTTGGATCTGTAGCTGACGACCAGAAACTCATGATGTAAGGCTCCATGAGTTAACTcccctacaacaacaaaaaacgaccTTTGAATGAGCAACAGCATTGTTTGTTCTTGCTCATTGAACAATAACACTGTTGGTtactgtgtttactgtgcagtTGGGACACGCGATCAAACAATACGTCGAAACCTAGCCATGCTGTGGACGCCCACACTGCAGAGGTCAACTGTCTGTCCTTCAACCCTTACAGCGAGTTCATCTTGGCCTCAGGCTCAGCAGACAAGGTGGGCTGGATCTCTTACTGCTCTCAATTCTTACAAGATTCTTTCATATTGTAGTTAGAAGCAGTAGTGTGGATTTAACGGTTTCTCCCTTTTAAGACGGTTGCTCTTTGGGACCTGAGGAACCTGAAACTGAAGCTGCATTCATTTGAGTCTCACAAAGATGAGATCTTCCAGGTATGTTAAGTCATGAAGTAGACAATTATTCCCTATGAAGTCTGTTTTGCACAAGCTGTGTGTTGAACCATCTATGACTAACTTGTGTCAAATATTTCTGCTCCTTTCCTCCCTTCAGGTCCAGTGGTCTCCTCATAATGAAACCATCTTGGCCTCCAGCGGCACAGACAGGCGACTCAACGTGTGGGACCTCAGTAAAATCGGAGAGGAGCAGTCGCCA
This Salvelinus fontinalis isolate EN_2023a chromosome 16, ASM2944872v1, whole genome shotgun sequence DNA region includes the following protein-coding sequences:
- the LOC129812743 gene encoding histone-binding protein RBBP4 gives rise to the protein MADKEAAFDDAVEERVINEEYKIWKKNTPFLYDLVMTHALEWPSLTAQWLPDVTRPEGKDFSVHRLVLGTHTSDEQNHLVIASVQLPNDDAQFDASHYDSEKGEFGGFGSVSGKIEIEIKINHEGEVNRARHMPQNPCIIATKTPTSDVLVFDYTKHPSKPDPSGECTPDLRLRGHQKEGYGLSWNPNLSGCLLSASDDHTICMWDISAVPKEGKVVDAKTIFTGHTAVVEDVSWHLLHESLFGSVADDQKLMIWDTRSNNTSKPSHAVDAHTAEVNCLSFNPYSEFILASGSADKTVALWDLRNLKLKLHSFESHKDEIFQVQWSPHNETILASSGTDRRLNVWDLSKIGEEQSPEDAEDGPPELLFIHGGHTAKISDFSWNPNEPWVICSVSEDNIMEVWQMAENIYNDEDPEGAADTEVQA
- the zbtb8os gene encoding protein archease isoform X2 gives rise to the protein MDDRELDLTDSQKATKSKYPAINKKYEYLDHTADVQLHSWGDSLEEAFEQCAMAMFGYMTDTETVEPIDTVEVESEGHDMESLLFHFLDDWLFKFSADLFFIPRVGRRVQLGQASTGDRSEGHHLLSHADP
- the zbtb8os gene encoding protein archease isoform X1, coding for MDDRELDLTDSQKATKSKYPAINKKYEYLDHTADVQLHSWGDSLEEAFEQCAMAMFGYMTDTETVEPIDTVEVESEGHDMESLLFHFLDDWLFKFSADLFFIPREVKVLHIDRMHFKIRSIGWGEEFNLVKHPQGTEVKAITYSAMQIHDIDKPEIFAIIDI